A single genomic interval of Epinephelus fuscoguttatus linkage group LG22, E.fuscoguttatus.final_Chr_v1 harbors:
- the cdkn1d gene encoding cyclin-dependent kinase inhibitor 1D isoform X1, with protein sequence MFTGDMAMARPSTSSAGPAAASNPELPRLGGIEALKLKVGPVRRNLFGPVDHQQLQKDFERLLCMNMEAAKKRWNFDFQSEMPGEGSNIEWEELRYQDVPAFYRSCTVRPVTHPVTKRRTSSSSGESSPGSSSSSGSGDEYLEVTTRGCYRIQWQGKRRQAAITDFFKVKKRKLLHYKASSRQ encoded by the exons GGACATGGCGATGGCCCGTCCATCAACATCATCAGCAGGACCAGCTGCAGCATCTAACCCAGAGCTCCCACGCCTGGGGGGCATTGAGGCCTTGAAATTGAAGGTGGGGCCGGTGCGGAGGAACCTCTTTGGGCCAGTGGACCACCAGCAGCTGCAGAAGGACTTCGAGCGGCTGCTCTGCATGAACATGGAAGCGGCCAAGAAGCGCTGGAACTTCGATTTCCAGAGTGAAATGCCGGGAGAGGGCTCCAACATCGAGTGGGAGGAGCTCAGGTACCAGGATGTGCCGGCGTTTTACCGCAGCTGCACGGTCAGGCCAGTGACACATCCGGTGACAAAGAGGCGAACGTCATCCTCGTCAGGGGAGAGTTCCCCAGGGTCCAGCAGCTCGTCTGGGTCTGGGGATGAGTACCTGGAGGTGACCACAAGGGGGTGCTACCGGATCCAGTGGCAAGGAAAACGCAGACAGGCTGCCATCACAG ATTTCTTCAaggtgaagaagaggaagcttCTGCATTACAAAGCATCCTCTCGACAGTAG
- the cdkn1d gene encoding cyclin-dependent kinase inhibitor 1D isoform X2, whose protein sequence is MAMARPSTSSAGPAAASNPELPRLGGIEALKLKVGPVRRNLFGPVDHQQLQKDFERLLCMNMEAAKKRWNFDFQSEMPGEGSNIEWEELRYQDVPAFYRSCTVRPVTHPVTKRRTSSSSGESSPGSSSSSGSGDEYLEVTTRGCYRIQWQGKRRQAAITDFFKVKKRKLLHYKASSRQ, encoded by the exons ATGGCGATGGCCCGTCCATCAACATCATCAGCAGGACCAGCTGCAGCATCTAACCCAGAGCTCCCACGCCTGGGGGGCATTGAGGCCTTGAAATTGAAGGTGGGGCCGGTGCGGAGGAACCTCTTTGGGCCAGTGGACCACCAGCAGCTGCAGAAGGACTTCGAGCGGCTGCTCTGCATGAACATGGAAGCGGCCAAGAAGCGCTGGAACTTCGATTTCCAGAGTGAAATGCCGGGAGAGGGCTCCAACATCGAGTGGGAGGAGCTCAGGTACCAGGATGTGCCGGCGTTTTACCGCAGCTGCACGGTCAGGCCAGTGACACATCCGGTGACAAAGAGGCGAACGTCATCCTCGTCAGGGGAGAGTTCCCCAGGGTCCAGCAGCTCGTCTGGGTCTGGGGATGAGTACCTGGAGGTGACCACAAGGGGGTGCTACCGGATCCAGTGGCAAGGAAAACGCAGACAGGCTGCCATCACAG ATTTCTTCAaggtgaagaagaggaagcttCTGCATTACAAAGCATCCTCTCGACAGTAG